A genomic segment from Polyangia bacterium encodes:
- a CDS encoding serine/threonine-protein kinase, translating into MAIPVADVNATISGAEAEDPWLTRVLDGRYRVLTRIGAGGMGAVYRVEHVRLGKIAAMKVLHQSTATDREMVRRFWLEAQSVSRLNHPNIVQTFDFGQWNGAFYLVMELVTGDDVAAVMRREGPMAFGRAARFFAQICSALTEAHEHGIVHRDLKPENLMLVRRRDGAEHAKVLDFGLAKLREREESSAITAGARIVGTPYYMSPEQVRGESLDGRADIYSLGATLYRVLTGYPPFHASTPMGVLTKHVTDEVVPPRERAPEKSLPVAADRIVLRAMAKSPNNRYSTAAEMERDLEAALRELPSPDGPPRTRSQASRAAAARPVEDAATVSLADGDLDGALPDSDERLRRSDIDEFERALKRRRLLTRIGLPFLIAAAAAASIVLVTRSGGEKADVVEHEPNNTPGYANLLPMGTTVRGTIGTAQADGQSDVDYFRVPGGRGPRVFSARLEGVPGLDLVLELFDAQGRRLAKADAHGRGGGERLQPVAIPSTEVFLAVREVWIQGVVPTESPNDRYALTARWAPPEPGWELEPNDTETTATPVAAGASVRGYLADADDKDWFAITAPSAGELTVRVTPPAEVDAVLLRAEKAAPVNHHGPGGAEEMTVPVQAGKPLLVGVARKVSAGKDPKAQALPGLDEPYELAATLRSVP; encoded by the coding sequence GTGGCGATTCCTGTTGCCGATGTAAATGCCACGATCAGCGGCGCGGAGGCGGAGGATCCGTGGCTGACCCGTGTTCTGGACGGCCGTTACCGCGTCCTCACTCGGATCGGCGCCGGGGGAATGGGCGCCGTCTACCGGGTCGAGCACGTCCGGCTGGGCAAGATCGCCGCCATGAAAGTCTTGCACCAGAGCACGGCGACCGATCGGGAGATGGTCCGGCGTTTCTGGCTGGAAGCGCAGTCGGTCAGTCGGCTCAATCACCCCAACATCGTCCAGACCTTCGACTTCGGGCAATGGAACGGCGCCTTCTATCTGGTGATGGAGCTCGTCACCGGCGACGACGTGGCAGCGGTGATGCGCCGCGAAGGTCCCATGGCGTTCGGGCGTGCGGCCCGGTTCTTCGCGCAGATCTGCTCGGCGCTGACCGAAGCGCATGAACACGGCATTGTCCATCGCGATCTCAAACCAGAGAACCTGATGCTGGTGCGCCGCCGCGACGGCGCCGAGCACGCCAAGGTGCTGGACTTCGGCCTGGCCAAGCTGCGCGAGCGGGAAGAGTCGTCGGCGATCACCGCCGGCGCGCGCATCGTCGGGACGCCTTATTACATGTCTCCTGAACAGGTGCGCGGCGAGTCGCTTGATGGGCGAGCGGACATCTACAGCCTGGGTGCCACGCTGTATCGCGTGCTGACCGGCTATCCGCCTTTTCACGCTTCCACCCCGATGGGCGTTCTCACCAAGCACGTCACCGACGAGGTGGTGCCGCCACGCGAACGGGCACCGGAGAAATCCCTGCCGGTCGCCGCCGATCGCATTGTCTTGCGGGCGATGGCCAAGTCGCCGAACAATCGGTATTCCACGGCCGCCGAGATGGAGCGCGATCTGGAGGCGGCGCTGCGCGAGCTGCCGAGCCCCGACGGTCCGCCACGAACGCGTTCGCAGGCATCGCGCGCCGCCGCCGCGCGGCCGGTGGAGGACGCGGCCACCGTCAGCCTGGCCGACGGCGACCTCGACGGCGCGCTGCCCGATTCCGACGAGCGCCTGCGGCGCAGCGACATCGACGAGTTCGAACGCGCGCTGAAACGCCGCCGCCTGCTCACGCGCATCGGTCTGCCGTTCCTGATCGCCGCGGCCGCCGCTGCCAGCATCGTCCTGGTCACGCGCTCGGGCGGCGAAAAAGCCGACGTCGTCGAACACGAACCCAACAACACTCCCGGCTACGCCAATTTGCTGCCGATGGGCACGACCGTGCGCGGAACCATCGGCACCGCGCAGGCCGATGGCCAATCGGACGTCGACTATTTCCGGGTCCCGGGCGGACGCGGTCCGCGCGTGTTCAGCGCGCGGTTGGAAGGAGTCCCGGGCCTGGATCTGGTGCTGGAATTATTCGATGCGCAGGGCCGGCGTTTGGCCAAAGCCGACGCTCACGGTCGCGGCGGCGGCGAGCGGCTGCAGCCCGTCGCCATTCCATCCACCGAGGTTTTCTTGGCCGTGCGCGAGGTCTGGATCCAGGGCGTGGTGCCCACGGAGAGCCCGAACGATCGCTATGCGCTGACCGCGCGCTGGGCTCCGCCCGAACCAGGGTGGGAGCTCGAACCGAACGACACCGAAACCACCGCCACGCCGGTCGCCGCCGGCGCGTCGGTGCGCGGTTATCTCGCCGACGCCGACGACAAGGACTGGTTCGCCATCACCGCGCCCAGCGCTGGCGAGTTGACGGTCCGCGTGACCCCGCCGGCGGAGGTCGATGCGGTTTTGTTGCGCGCTGAAAAAGCTGCCCCCGTCAATCACCACGGGCCGGGCGGCGCCGAGGAGATGACCGTGCCCGTGCAAGCGGGCAAACCATTGCTGGTCGGCGTGGCCCGCAAGGTGTCCGCCGGCAAGGATCCGAAGGCCCAGGCGCTGCCAGGCCTGGACGAGCCTTACGAGCTGGCGGCGACGCTTCGTTCGGTCCCTTGA
- the hemB gene encoding porphobilinogen synthase, translated as MSFPESRPRRLRQLSAVRRLVRETTLAADNFIYPLFICPGKGIRKEISSLPGQFHLSVDEVARDAEEIAKLGIPGVLLFGLPEKKDEVGSEAWHEGGAVQRAIRAIKKAVPELAVMVDACFCEYTTHGHCGVILNGEVDNDATLENLGRLAVSYARAGADIVAPSGMMDGFVGFLRETLDEEDFHRVGILSYAAKYASAYYGPFRTAVDSAPAFGDRQGYQMDPANVREAIREVALDVEEGADMVMVKPALAYLDVISEVRREFDVPVAAYNVSGEYAMIKAAAANGWIDHDRVMMETLLSMRRAGADMILTYHAKEASRLLAARR; from the coding sequence ATGTCGTTCCCTGAATCGCGCCCGCGTCGCCTTCGCCAGCTGTCCGCCGTGCGCCGCCTGGTGCGCGAAACCACCCTGGCCGCCGACAATTTCATCTACCCGCTGTTCATCTGCCCGGGCAAAGGGATCCGCAAGGAGATCTCGTCGCTGCCCGGCCAGTTTCATCTGTCCGTCGACGAGGTGGCGCGCGACGCGGAAGAAATCGCCAAGCTGGGCATCCCCGGCGTGCTGCTTTTCGGCCTGCCCGAAAAAAAAGACGAGGTCGGCAGCGAGGCGTGGCACGAAGGCGGCGCCGTCCAGCGCGCCATCCGCGCCATCAAGAAAGCGGTGCCCGAGCTGGCGGTGATGGTCGACGCCTGCTTCTGCGAATACACCACCCACGGCCACTGCGGCGTCATCCTGAACGGCGAAGTTGACAACGACGCCACCCTGGAAAACCTCGGCCGCCTGGCGGTTTCTTACGCGCGCGCCGGCGCCGACATCGTCGCCCCGTCGGGGATGATGGACGGCTTCGTCGGCTTTCTGCGCGAAACGCTGGACGAAGAAGACTTTCACCGAGTGGGGATCCTCTCGTACGCGGCGAAGTACGCGTCAGCATATTACGGCCCGTTCCGCACCGCCGTCGACTCGGCGCCGGCGTTCGGCGATCGCCAGGGCTATCAGATGGATCCCGCCAACGTGCGCGAGGCGATCCGCGAGGTGGCGCTGGACGTGGAGGAAGGCGCGGACATGGTGATGGTCAAACCGGCTCTGGCCTACCTGGACGTGATCAGCGAGGTCCGCCGCGAGTTCGACGTGCCAGTCGCCGCGTACAACGTCTCGGGCGAGTACGCGATGATCAAGGCCGCCGCCGCCAACGGCTGGATCGATCACGACCGGGTGATGATGGAGACGCTGCTGTCCATGCGTCGCGCCGGCGCCGACATGATCCTGACGTACCACGCGAAGGAAGCATCGCGGCTGCTGGCGGCACGACGATAA
- a CDS encoding uroporphyrinogen-III synthase codes for MTVASRPLVGWRILVTRPAEQIPPFAAALESAGAIAVPHPTIAVLPAPSWNALDQALAAITDYQWAIFTSPSAVRFTLGRAGEKGVSLAALQIAAVGTETARALEAAGIKVDVLPAFDQQRQEGLAAALALLPAGTRVLFPQAIGGRDFLVESLGRQGCAVEVVAVSRTVALALGGAPPAFDVATFASPSAFRAFVDGHGAAALQGRVVAAIGPTTAAAIAAAGVGVDVVSEAPSATAMVSALIAFRQRTDAGKV; via the coding sequence GTGACCGTTGCGTCGCGACCGCTGGTTGGATGGCGAATTCTGGTGACCCGCCCGGCGGAACAGATCCCGCCGTTCGCCGCCGCCCTGGAATCCGCCGGCGCGATCGCCGTGCCGCACCCGACGATCGCCGTGCTGCCTGCCCCCAGCTGGAACGCCCTGGATCAAGCGCTGGCGGCGATCACGGATTATCAATGGGCGATCTTCACCAGCCCGTCGGCGGTGCGTTTCACCCTCGGTCGCGCCGGTGAAAAGGGCGTGTCGCTGGCTGCGTTGCAGATCGCCGCCGTCGGCACGGAGACAGCGCGCGCCTTGGAGGCGGCGGGGATCAAGGTCGACGTTCTGCCGGCTTTCGATCAACAACGACAGGAAGGATTGGCCGCCGCGCTGGCCCTCCTGCCAGCGGGCACGCGGGTGTTGTTCCCGCAAGCCATCGGCGGCCGCGACTTTCTGGTCGAAAGCCTCGGTCGGCAAGGCTGCGCGGTCGAGGTGGTGGCGGTCTCCCGGACCGTGGCGCTGGCGCTGGGCGGGGCACCGCCAGCGTTCGACGTCGCCACCTTCGCCAGTCCGTCGGCGTTCCGCGCTTTTGTCGACGGTCACGGCGCGGCGGCGCTGCAGGGGCGCGTCGTCGCCGCCATCGGCCCCACCACCGCCGCCGCCATCGCCGCCGCCGGCGTCGGTGTCGACGTCGTTTCCGAAGCGCCGTCCGCGACGGCGATGGTCAGCGCCTTGATCGCCTTTCGCCAGCGCACCGACGCCGGCAAGGTTTGA
- a CDS encoding DUF192 domain-containing protein encodes MGLLGLLLATAAAPACRSGNAGKNESAGLDLRQAPMVTIPAGGRAVSFHIELARSDAEHERGLMYRAHLDPDAGMLFLFDHMAPLTFWMKNTLIPLDMLFIDADQKIVGIVENAEPQTLTSRRVDGESQYVLEIGGGLAARLGIRSGATVEFRDVTGP; translated from the coding sequence GTGGGCTTGCTTGGTTTGCTGCTGGCGACGGCCGCAGCGCCCGCCTGCCGGAGCGGCAACGCGGGGAAGAACGAGTCGGCCGGCCTGGACCTTCGTCAGGCGCCGATGGTGACCATCCCGGCCGGCGGCCGCGCGGTCTCGTTCCACATCGAATTGGCCCGCAGCGACGCCGAGCACGAGCGCGGCCTGATGTACCGGGCTCACCTGGATCCTGACGCCGGCATGCTGTTCCTGTTCGACCACATGGCACCGCTGACCTTCTGGATGAAGAACACCTTGATCCCGCTGGACATGCTGTTCATCGATGCCGATCAAAAGATCGTCGGCATCGTCGAGAACGCCGAGCCGCAGACGCTGACCTCGCGGCGGGTGGACGGCGAATCGCAGTACGTGCTGGAGATCGGCGGCGGTCTGGCGGCGCGTCTTGGTATTCGTTCCGGCGCGACGGTCGAATTTCGCGATGTGACCGGGCCATAA
- a CDS encoding peptidylprolyl isomerase — translation MPNLAFVGRPMVAAVVAVLAVAPAARVLAQSDDDPAKGKFTLADATKGVPGPAKGTLTATIDTTQGKFTCDLFEKEAPNTVANFVGLARGLRPWKDPKTGTWVKKPFYDGLTFHRVIPDFMIQGGDPLGSGMGNPGYRFADEVSPGVTFDKPGLLAMANSGPNTNGSQFFITEGMPQQLNGHYSIFGRCDPVSLVAKIARVPRGMRDKPDTDVVMKKVTIAREKAAKHKAADK, via the coding sequence ATGCCCAATCTCGCTTTTGTTGGTCGTCCGATGGTCGCCGCGGTGGTTGCCGTTCTCGCCGTGGCGCCAGCCGCGCGGGTGCTGGCCCAATCCGACGACGATCCGGCCAAGGGCAAGTTCACGCTGGCGGACGCCACCAAAGGCGTGCCCGGGCCGGCGAAGGGAACGTTGACCGCCACCATCGACACCACCCAAGGCAAGTTCACCTGCGACCTCTTCGAGAAAGAAGCGCCCAACACCGTCGCCAACTTTGTCGGTCTGGCGCGCGGCCTGCGGCCCTGGAAAGATCCCAAGACCGGCACCTGGGTGAAAAAGCCCTTTTACGACGGTCTGACGTTTCACCGCGTGATCCCTGACTTCATGATCCAGGGCGGCGATCCGTTGGGCAGCGGGATGGGCAACCCGGGTTATCGCTTCGCCGACGAGGTCTCGCCAGGGGTGACGTTCGACAAGCCGGGACTTTTGGCCATGGCCAACTCCGGGCCCAACACCAACGGCTCGCAGTTCTTCATCACCGAGGGCATGCCCCAGCAGCTAAACGGGCACTATTCGATCTTCGGGCGCTGTGATCCGGTGTCGCTGGTGGCCAAGATCGCCCGCGTGCCGCGCGGGATGCGCGACAAGCCGGACACCGACGTGGTGATGAAGAAGGTCACCATCGCGCGCGAAAAAGCGGCCAAGCACAAAGCCGCGGACAAGTGA
- a CDS encoding PhoH family protein, with protein sequence MKHFVLDTNVLIHDPGAMLHFADNEVVIPIFVLEEIDQFKKEASERGRNAREVARVLDRLRKAGARLSDGAQLESGGRLRVASAARSVPTTLRDSQIADHLILMVALDVRDGNPNEPTIFVTKDVNLRIRADSLGLAAMDFEGERIDIEELYSGIVELPVSAADVDGFFAAGALELGQAHLNANQYVLLRDQETPSHSALGRYDALARKLVPLRKLRDGVWGIRPRNKEQHCALDLLLADDIKLITLVGKAGTGKTMLALAAGLQKVVEEQIYSKLLVSRPIFPLGRDVGYLPGDLEQKLNPWMQPIYDNVEFLMGLSKTERKSGRSYQELIDMGFIEIEPLTYIRGRSIPNQFIIVDEAQNLTPHEVKTIITRVGESTKVVLTGDPYQIDNPYVDATSNGLTTVVEKFKGEVLAGHVTLSKGERSPLAELASNVL encoded by the coding sequence GTGAAACACTTCGTCCTCGACACCAACGTCCTTATCCATGACCCGGGAGCGATGCTCCACTTCGCCGACAACGAGGTGGTCATCCCCATCTTCGTCCTGGAGGAGATCGACCAGTTCAAGAAAGAAGCGTCCGAGCGCGGCCGCAACGCCCGCGAGGTGGCGCGCGTGCTGGATCGGCTGCGCAAGGCCGGCGCCCGGCTGAGCGACGGGGCACAGCTCGAGTCTGGCGGCCGGCTGCGGGTGGCCTCGGCGGCGCGGTCGGTGCCGACCACCCTGCGCGATTCGCAGATCGCCGACCATCTGATCCTGATGGTGGCGCTGGACGTGCGCGACGGCAACCCGAACGAGCCGACCATCTTCGTCACCAAGGACGTGAACCTGCGCATCCGCGCCGATTCGCTGGGCCTGGCGGCGATGGACTTCGAGGGCGAGCGCATCGACATCGAGGAGCTGTACTCCGGCATCGTCGAGCTGCCGGTGAGCGCCGCCGACGTTGATGGGTTCTTCGCCGCCGGCGCCCTGGAGCTCGGCCAGGCCCACCTGAACGCCAACCAGTACGTGCTGCTGCGCGATCAGGAAACGCCGTCGCACAGCGCTCTCGGGCGATACGACGCCTTGGCGCGCAAGCTGGTGCCGCTGCGCAAGCTGCGCGACGGCGTGTGGGGCATCCGCCCGCGCAACAAGGAACAGCACTGCGCGCTGGATCTGCTGCTGGCCGATGACATAAAGCTCATCACCCTGGTCGGCAAGGCCGGCACCGGCAAGACCATGCTGGCGCTGGCGGCCGGCCTGCAAAAGGTGGTCGAGGAGCAGATCTATTCCAAGCTGCTGGTGTCACGCCCGATCTTTCCGCTGGGTCGCGACGTCGGGTATTTGCCGGGCGATCTGGAGCAGAAGCTGAACCCGTGGATGCAGCCGATCTATGACAACGTCGAGTTCCTGATGGGCCTGTCCAAGACCGAACGCAAGAGCGGGCGCAGCTATCAGGAGCTGATCGACATGGGCTTTATCGAGATCGAGCCGCTGACCTACATCCGCGGGCGATCGATCCCCAACCAGTTCATCATCGTCGACGAGGCGCAGAACCTGACGCCGCACGAGGTGAAGACGATCATCACGCGCGTCGGCGAATCGACCAAGGTGGTGCTGACCGGCGACCCTTATCAGATCGACAACCCGTACGTTGACGCCACGTCCAACGGGTTGACCACCGTGGTCGAGAAGTTCAAGGGCGAGGTGCTGGCCGGACACGTGACGCTGTCAAAAGGCGAGCGCTCGCCGCTGGCTGAATTGGCCTCGAACGTTTTGTAA
- a CDS encoding helix-turn-helix domain-containing protein — translation MSSDQSEQDPEIEISDDLPEPPATPEPGPEALTGSGPLPGSRLIAIGAGRGGTGRSLLAANIAIYLAQTGKKVVAIDADPAGGPLHQLLGAPRPPRGFGEFLRGRAQTLTELIVDTPIASLNLVSGEGAALGAMKSKVTAKAILAAVRQLHADYVVMDLGPADSTVTLDLWLGADIPVAVTLPDPASIEATYRLVKSAFVRKLRSTRGLERLVTNPGGPPHPALDLYRAAHDQGGPVDRLRDEIFRYRPRFIVNQTRSLPDLKLGVWMATAAQRRLGHFFDYLGHVESDETVWLAARRRRPLVAEYPESKVAKNIERIARRLLSGDSERERANAAPAALRLEEEQTHYEILETEPGISDEEVRRAYRTLKEIYAAGSPVIAGLYDEHELSELHARANAAHDTLFAPERRRLYDLALPEADLARAVRAAAQGARRGGGMPAAPDRAESPEPVLDVDEEITGALLKKIRETRGIELGEIAQRTKISERHLRSIEDERFADMPAAVYVRGFVMEFARALRIDAQRAAENYLRRFNARNAPPPPVVTPER, via the coding sequence ATGAGCAGCGACCAGTCGGAGCAGGACCCCGAGATCGAGATCTCGGACGATCTGCCCGAACCGCCCGCCACCCCCGAGCCCGGCCCCGAAGCGTTGACCGGCAGCGGCCCATTGCCCGGCAGCCGCCTCATCGCCATCGGCGCGGGCCGCGGCGGCACTGGCCGCTCGCTGTTGGCCGCCAACATCGCCATCTACCTGGCGCAGACCGGAAAGAAAGTGGTGGCCATTGATGCCGATCCCGCCGGCGGCCCACTGCACCAGCTGCTCGGCGCCCCGCGCCCCCCGCGCGGCTTCGGCGAGTTCCTGCGCGGACGCGCCCAGACCCTGACCGAGCTGATCGTCGACACGCCCATCGCCAGCCTGAACCTGGTCAGCGGCGAAGGCGCCGCGCTGGGCGCGATGAAAAGCAAGGTCACCGCCAAGGCCATCCTCGCGGCCGTGCGCCAGCTTCACGCCGACTACGTGGTGATGGATCTCGGGCCGGCCGACAGCACGGTGACGCTGGATTTGTGGCTGGGCGCGGACATCCCGGTGGCGGTGACGCTGCCCGATCCGGCGTCGATCGAGGCCACCTACCGCCTGGTGAAAAGCGCCTTCGTGCGCAAGCTGCGCTCGACGCGCGGGCTGGAACGGCTGGTGACCAACCCCGGCGGACCGCCGCACCCGGCGCTGGACCTTTATCGGGCCGCGCACGATCAAGGCGGTCCCGTCGATCGTCTACGCGACGAGATCTTTCGCTATCGCCCGCGCTTCATCGTCAACCAGACGCGCAGCCTGCCGGATTTGAAGCTGGGCGTCTGGATGGCGACGGCGGCGCAGCGGCGTCTCGGTCATTTCTTCGACTATCTGGGCCACGTCGAATCCGACGAGACGGTGTGGCTGGCGGCCCGGCGACGGCGGCCGCTGGTGGCCGAATACCCCGAATCGAAGGTGGCGAAGAACATCGAGCGCATCGCCCGCCGGCTGCTGTCCGGCGACAGCGAACGCGAACGCGCCAACGCCGCGCCGGCAGCGCTGCGGCTGGAAGAAGAGCAGACCCACTACGAGATCCTGGAGACCGAACCCGGCATCAGCGACGAGGAAGTGCGCCGCGCCTACCGCACGCTGAAGGAGATCTACGCCGCCGGGTCGCCGGTGATCGCCGGTCTTTACGACGAGCACGAGCTCAGCGAGCTGCACGCCCGCGCCAACGCCGCCCACGACACGCTGTTCGCGCCGGAGCGACGGCGTCTTTACGATCTCGCGCTGCCGGAGGCGGATCTGGCGCGGGCGGTGCGGGCCGCGGCCCAAGGCGCGCGCCGCGGCGGTGGCATGCCGGCGGCGCCCGATCGCGCCGAATCACCCGAACCAGTGCTGGACGTTGACGAGGAGATCACCGGGGCCCTGCTGAAAAAAATCCGCGAGACGCGCGGGATCGAGCTCGGGGAGATCGCCCAGCGTACCAAGATCAGCGAACGCCATCTGCGGTCGATCGAAGACGAACGCTTCGCCGACATGCCGGCGGCCGTCTACGTGCGCGGCTTCGTCATGGAATTCGCCCGCGCCCTGCGCATCGACGCCCAGCGCGCGGCCGAAAATTATCTGCGCCGCTTCAACGCCCGCAACGCCCCACCGCCCCCCGTCGTGACGCCCGAGCGCTGA